From the Wolbachia endosymbiont of Encarsia formosa genome, the window ATACCAACTTGCATACTATCCTGCTTGCAACTTCAGGATTCTTTCCTAATTCAACAATTCTTTCTATAATACAATCTGTGAAGTTACGCTTCTTATCTTGAGAAAATCGTCTGTTAAACCTTCCTCCTGAGAGAATAGCTTAGTTTACAACTCCTTCCAGTTCATCCATATTTTGAGCTTTAGAAACTTTATCTAAAAATTCTTTTAGCTTTATCTGTCGATTCGGCGGTAAATTACTCCATAAATCCCTAGAATAATACTCCTTCTCATCATAACTTGACCATTGTAAATTGATTGCATCTGCTTTCAAAAGTAATCTTTTTACTTCAAATTTAAGTTGGTTTTTTACTCTTTCATCAGTACCTGAATGAGCAAAAGAATCAAGATTTTTATCATGTTGATGCACCTTCAACTCTCCTTCATTACTTCGAAGATTCAAAATCATTCTTAGATCTTGATCATTCCCAAAATCATCTAAGAATTCTTGTAGATCTTCAACAACTGAATCACCTTCTGAGTTATTTACTATATCCAACAACTTGCTTCTCAAGCCCCCCTGTCTCTTAGTTAAAACGTAACCTGAACCATCTTCGAACCAGTCTTTCGTTTCCGTTATAGAGCGTAACTTATCGTTCAACTTCTCTCGCTTATAAGTCACAAAGTACTTTTCAACATGTTCATGATGATTATCACGTGCAACTTGCAGAGGAGTTTTTCCTTGTTTATCACCTTGATCAGAAATAGCTCCTTTCTCTAAGAGTAAAACTACGCCTTCAGAACAACCAACACTAGCAACATGATGCAAAGGCGTTTTTTTT encodes:
- a CDS encoding ankyrin repeat domain-containing protein — translated: MQKIMKKKTPLHHVASVGCSEGVVLLLEKGAISDQGDKQGKTPLQVARDNHHEHVEKYFVTYKREKLNDKLRSITETKDWFEDGSGYVLTKRQGGLRSKLLDIVNNSEGDSVVEDLQEFLDDFGNDQDLRMILNLRSNEGELKVHQHDKNLDSFAHSGTDERVKNQLKFEVKRLLLKADAINLQWSSYDEKEYYSRDLWSNLPPNRQIKLKEFLDKVSKAQNMDELEGVVN